A stretch of the Desulfovibrio porci genome encodes the following:
- a CDS encoding RidA family protein, whose amino-acid sequence MEYINDKNAPAPLGPYSDAIRSGNLLFISGQAPFNAAGVIVGKDIAVQTTQAMNNLASLLDSVGLEMRHVIKATVYLSNWDNFKGYNEVYKKFMGDHKPARATVEVTRLAQDALIEMEFIAEFS is encoded by the coding sequence ATGGAATACATCAATGACAAAAATGCTCCGGCGCCTCTTGGGCCGTACTCCGACGCCATCCGTAGCGGCAATCTGCTGTTTATCTCGGGCCAGGCCCCGTTCAACGCAGCCGGTGTGATAGTGGGCAAGGACATTGCGGTCCAGACCACGCAAGCCATGAATAATCTGGCTTCACTGTTGGATTCTGTGGGGCTTGAGATGAGGCATGTGATCAAGGCCACGGTATATCTGTCCAACTGGGACAACTTCAAAGGCTATAACGAAGTGTACAAGAAATTCATGGGAGATCATAAACCGGCCCGCGCCACAGTGGAAGTGACGCGGCTGGCCCAGGATGCGCTTATTGAAATGGAATTCATTGCCGAGTTCTCGTGA
- a CDS encoding 4Fe-4S dicluster domain-containing protein produces MGKENLKHMVAMERCKSCGLCVTACPKQTLVIGDNLNAQGYAYVVQMKPLDCVKCNICRIVCPDVAIGCIDTCA; encoded by the coding sequence ATGGGCAAGGAGAATCTGAAACATATGGTGGCGATGGAACGCTGTAAGTCCTGTGGTCTGTGCGTGACCGCCTGTCCCAAGCAAACGCTGGTCATAGGCGACAATCTCAACGCCCAAGGATACGCTTACGTAGTCCAGATGAAGCCGCTGGACTGCGTCAAATGCAATATCTGCCGCATTGTCTGCCCTGACGTGGCCATAGGTTGCATCGACACCTGCGCGTGA
- a CDS encoding 2-oxoacid:acceptor oxidoreductase family protein: MHWRMTMKYKCAFSGSGGQGAALMAKLTCMACITEKKQVVMTQTYGVEQRGGDSTGYVVISDQPISNPIVESDANVAVALSESIYQSTLDGVCEGGTIFVNSSMVKHTKEKPGVTQVLLPVSEMAQDMGNIRVANIIMLGAVIRATGMLGKESVADALASALGKKAKTQLLEVNMRALQKGVEVMEKKGGGK, from the coding sequence ATGCACTGGAGAATGACAATGAAATATAAGTGCGCATTCTCGGGTTCCGGCGGCCAAGGGGCTGCCCTGATGGCCAAACTCACTTGCATGGCCTGCATTACCGAAAAAAAGCAGGTCGTTATGACGCAGACATACGGCGTGGAACAGCGCGGCGGCGACTCTACGGGTTATGTGGTGATTTCCGACCAGCCTATCAGCAACCCCATTGTGGAAAGTGACGCCAACGTGGCCGTGGCCCTCAGTGAGAGCATCTATCAGAGCACACTGGACGGCGTGTGCGAGGGCGGCACCATCTTCGTCAACAGTTCCATGGTCAAGCACACAAAAGAAAAGCCCGGCGTGACGCAGGTTCTGTTGCCCGTCTCCGAAATGGCCCAGGACATGGGCAACATCCGCGTCGCCAATATCATCATGCTGGGAGCGGTGATCAGGGCCACCGGCATGCTCGGCAAGGAGTCCGTGGCCGACGCTTTGGCAAGCGCTCTGGGCAAAAAGGCCAAGACCCAACTGCTGGAGGTCAACATGCGGGCCCTGCAGAAGGGCGTAGAGGTTATGGAAAAAAAGGGGGGCGGCAAGTAA
- a CDS encoding thiamine pyrophosphate-dependent enzyme, with the protein MQTLADYYGKTLKFEKLFNYCPGCGHGIITRLVAEVIEEMGIREKTMAVVGIGCGGFSHHYLEVDAIEAIHGRSPASAIGYKMALPDHIVFTYQGDGDGSAIGLHELMHAANRGMPITTIMINNSVFGMTGGQMSPTSIPGQVTATTPKGRDVSLHGYPILVPEMMRAMKGVAYLARESVVNAKSITKAAKSIRNAFECQIRGLGFSFVEVISPCPTGLHLKVADAYKYTATETLDYFKPQIFKNALENDNEI; encoded by the coding sequence ATGCAAACATTGGCGGACTATTACGGCAAGACGCTGAAATTTGAAAAACTCTTCAACTACTGCCCCGGCTGCGGCCACGGCATCATCACGCGTCTCGTGGCCGAAGTCATCGAGGAAATGGGCATCAGAGAAAAAACCATGGCCGTGGTAGGCATAGGCTGCGGCGGTTTTTCCCATCACTATCTGGAAGTGGACGCCATTGAGGCCATCCACGGCCGCTCCCCGGCTTCGGCCATAGGCTACAAGATGGCCCTGCCGGACCATATCGTCTTTACCTATCAGGGTGACGGCGACGGCAGCGCCATCGGCCTGCACGAGCTGATGCACGCCGCCAATCGCGGTATGCCCATCACCACCATCATGATCAACAACTCGGTGTTCGGCATGACCGGCGGCCAGATGTCCCCCACTTCCATCCCCGGGCAGGTGACCGCCACCACACCCAAGGGGCGTGACGTCAGCCTGCACGGCTACCCCATTCTGGTGCCGGAAATGATGCGCGCCATGAAAGGCGTGGCCTATCTGGCCAGAGAGTCAGTGGTCAACGCCAAGAGCATCACCAAGGCCGCCAAAAGCATACGCAACGCTTTTGAATGCCAAATCAGGGGACTGGGCTTCTCCTTTGTGGAAGTGATTTCACCCTGTCCCACCGGCCTGCATTTGAAGGTCGCCGACGCCTACAAATACACCGCGACGGAAACATTGGATTATTTCAAACCTCAGATTTTCAAAAATGCACTGGAGAATGACAATGAAATATAA
- a CDS encoding pyruvate ferredoxin oxidoreductase — protein sequence MKETLFLKNTEAFAESMVRCGIRCHFAYPITPATDVMKYTAAHMADAGGRMVQMESELAVSNALAGYACAGKLGATSTAGPGMTLMQEAIGFMAAGELPCIMLDAMRVGPGDGDIVGAQSTYFQATRGGAHGDYRVIVLAPSCGQEIADLMPLGIKLAFTYRNPVLFVVDGVTCQMTETTTFDEAHDYTADFDTSGWAYTGTGDHPKRFLLTGSYTHEQGYEMNERLRAKYAKIKENEQRWEQSQVEDAEVLVVAFGIHGRMCKELAENFRAEGKRVGYIRPISLWPYPDKAFENLPASVKSILVVEMNHGQMLDDVRLAVSGKVPVHFLGKTGGDIPMCTLADMTREVNKLLEGE from the coding sequence ATGAAAGAAACATTATTTCTAAAAAACACCGAAGCGTTTGCCGAAAGTATGGTCCGATGCGGCATACGCTGCCACTTTGCCTATCCCATCACTCCTGCCACGGACGTCATGAAGTACACCGCCGCGCATATGGCTGACGCGGGCGGGCGCATGGTGCAGATGGAAAGCGAACTGGCCGTGTCCAATGCACTGGCGGGGTACGCCTGCGCGGGCAAGCTGGGGGCCACCTCCACCGCCGGGCCGGGCATGACGCTCATGCAAGAGGCCATAGGCTTCATGGCTGCCGGTGAGCTTCCCTGCATCATGCTGGACGCCATGCGCGTGGGCCCCGGCGACGGCGACATTGTGGGCGCGCAAAGCACCTATTTTCAGGCCACGCGCGGCGGCGCGCACGGCGACTACCGCGTCATCGTACTGGCCCCCTCCTGCGGGCAGGAAATTGCGGACCTCATGCCGCTGGGCATCAAACTGGCCTTCACCTATCGCAACCCCGTGCTCTTTGTGGTGGATGGCGTCACCTGCCAGATGACCGAAACCACCACCTTTGACGAAGCCCACGACTACACCGCCGATTTCGATACCTCGGGTTGGGCCTACACCGGCACCGGCGACCATCCCAAACGTTTTCTGCTCACCGGCAGCTACACCCATGAGCAAGGCTATGAGATGAACGAACGCCTTCGCGCCAAGTACGCAAAAATCAAGGAAAATGAGCAACGATGGGAGCAGTCTCAAGTGGAAGACGCTGAAGTGCTGGTGGTGGCCTTCGGCATTCACGGCCGCATGTGCAAGGAACTGGCAGAAAACTTCCGGGCCGAGGGCAAACGCGTGGGCTACATCCGTCCCATTTCGCTGTGGCCATATCCCGACAAGGCCTTTGAAAACCTTCCGGCCTCGGTGAAGTCCATACTGGTGGTGGAAATGAATCACGGGCAGATGCTGGACGATGTGCGCCTGGCCGTCAGCGGCAAGGTACCTGTGCACTTCCTGGGCAAGACGGGGGGCGACATCCCCATGTGCACCTTGGCGGACATGACCCGTGAAGTAAACAAGCTGCTTGAGGGGGAATAG